The genomic stretch GGCGATCACGGGCGAAGGCATGGTCGGACGGGTAGTCGAAGTGGGTCGTCGCGCCTCTCGCGTCCTGCTCGTGACAGATCTCAATTCGCGCATTCCCGTGGTCATCGAGTCGACCCGCCAGCGCGCCATTCTCACTGGTGACAATACCGACACCGCCCACCTCGCCTTCCTGCCACGCGACGCCCAGATCACGGTGGGTGCTCGTGTCATCACCTCAGGCCATGGTGGCGTGCTGATGCCTGGCCTGCCGGTGGGCGTGGTCTCGTCGATTACCGACGGTGTTGTGCGCGTGCAGCCGCTCGCCGATCTTGGACGCATCGAATATGTGCGCCTGGTGGCCTGGGAGGGCCCGCGTTTCGAGGTACTGCCCGAGCCGGCTATAACCAACGAGGCGGAGGGCGCGCCGTGAGGACTGCGCCCGACCTTTGGCACCACATCGAATCCGGCCTGCGCGCGTCCTTGCCAGTGACACTGGCGCTTTTGTTAACGCTGGTATGCACCCTACCTGTCGGCCCGCCGGGGCTCGGCCAGATCATGCCTGCCTTGCCGATGATCTGCGTCTTCTATTGGACGGTTTATCGCAGGGACCTGATGCCGCTGGTGGCGACTTTTGTCATTGGCATCGCGCATGATTCTTTGAGCGGTGCCCCGCTCGGCGGCAGCGCCATCGTTCTGCTCACTCTACAAGGCCTTGCCGCAAGACACCGGCGCTTCTTTCACGACAAGAACATCGCCGTGGTCTGGGCCAG from Alphaproteobacteria bacterium encodes the following:
- the mreD gene encoding rod shape-determining protein MreD — translated: MRTAPDLWHHIESGLRASLPVTLALLLTLVCTLPVGPPGLGQIMPALPMICVFYWTVYRRDLMPLVATFVIGIAHDSLSGAPLGGSAIVLLTLQGLAARHRRFFHDKNIAVVWASFVALVAVVQSLGWLIASFYHLQALPLMPAIFQALLTMALYPVITLPFGVILRELLQPLPVVPR